A section of the Gloeobacter violaceus PCC 7421 genome encodes:
- a CDS encoding choice-of-anchor tandem repeat GloVer-containing protein translates to MKSAAIALQIFGPAGVAVWLFWSGGYTPAAAQRLTTLHAFGQRDGAVPGGKLVRSSDGILHGTAYRGGLHERGTLYKLDTRNRFSVLHAFGADRDAPSNPVGLVPDSVGNLYGSTYYGGPSDAGAVFKFSAGGVLSILHTFGGAGGIYPGAGVVLDGKGTLFGVASYEGSSGHGTLFKIEKGVFQALHNFTGKGGAIPQGNLAAAPDGTLYGTTSGGGTGAGTIFRWNPSGRFETLHTFNVQDGSGPIAGLSLDSRGNLYGTTSFGGRFGLGTVFKLSPAGRLTTLHAFRGSDGREPSAGVTRAPDGTLYGTTAAGGAHSQGTIYRIAANGSFRVLHAFDGKDGARPRADLLLVAPGTLYGTTSSGADSGNGTVFRLKL, encoded by the coding sequence GTGAAATCCGCGGCGATTGCCCTGCAGATTTTCGGGCCGGCGGGGGTGGCTGTCTGGTTGTTCTGGTCGGGTGGGTACACTCCGGCCGCTGCCCAGAGGTTGACCACTCTGCACGCCTTTGGCCAAAGGGACGGAGCGGTTCCGGGCGGCAAACTCGTGCGCTCCTCAGACGGCATACTCCACGGGACTGCTTACCGCGGCGGTCTCCACGAGCGGGGAACACTCTACAAGCTCGATACCAGGAATCGATTTTCGGTTCTGCATGCCTTCGGCGCTGACAGGGACGCGCCGTCCAACCCCGTCGGCCTGGTGCCCGACAGCGTCGGCAATCTTTACGGCAGTACCTACTACGGCGGTCCTTCCGATGCCGGGGCGGTCTTCAAATTCTCAGCAGGCGGCGTTTTGTCGATCCTGCACACCTTTGGCGGCGCGGGGGGCATCTATCCCGGAGCAGGCGTGGTCCTCGACGGCAAAGGCACCCTTTTTGGCGTCGCCTCCTACGAAGGCAGCAGCGGCCACGGTACGCTCTTCAAAATCGAGAAGGGCGTGTTCCAGGCCCTACACAACTTCACCGGCAAAGGCGGCGCCATACCCCAGGGCAATCTGGCAGCCGCCCCCGACGGTACCCTCTACGGCACCACCTCCGGCGGCGGCACCGGCGCCGGAACGATTTTTCGGTGGAACCCCAGCGGCCGGTTCGAGACACTGCACACTTTTAATGTCCAAGACGGTTCCGGCCCGATTGCCGGGTTGAGTTTGGATAGTCGGGGAAACCTCTACGGCACCACCAGTTTCGGGGGCCGGTTCGGCCTGGGGACTGTGTTCAAGCTGAGCCCCGCAGGGCGTCTAACGACCCTACATGCTTTTCGGGGTTCCGACGGCCGGGAGCCTTCTGCCGGAGTGACGCGCGCTCCCGACGGCACCCTTTACGGGACTACCGCCGCCGGAGGCGCCCACAGTCAGGGGACGATCTATCGGATTGCTGCGAATGGTTCGTTTCGGGTTCTCCACGCTTTTGACGGCAAAGACGGCGCCAGACCCCGCGCAGATCTGTTGCTGGTCGCTCCTGGTACGCTCTATGGCACGACATCGAGCGGGGCAGACTCCGGCAACGGCACTGTGTTTCGGCTCAAGCTGTAG
- a CDS encoding glycosyltransferase, whose product MQRIVMLTLGSRGDVQPLVALGRGLQASGYRVRIATHENFRGFVGGWDLEFAPLAGDSQKLLEDPQVQRIFELGQGWKWLLEGARWLASQHERLVADCRAACRDADAVIYTPVTYPVWHCAQANRIPAFAVCYWPTTPTRAFAYPMFGVASLGGWLNLGSYRLFEQLVWHPLRARTNQLRQELGLRTLPAWGPYRLPEYRAMPWLYPFSGALAPAASDWPANQHVTGYWFLDAPRDWLPPTDLEAFMQAGPPPVAVGFGSMVPRASTALTQKVLEAIRLSGQRAVLLRGWGGLQSGRMPDGCFQIDAVPHDWLFPRVSGVVTHGGAGTVAAALRAGVPALAVPLLGDQFFWGRRLAELGAGPRPLPLKDLQATPLAVALKALAGDSSMRRRAAELGGAIRAEDGVARAVELVVNYLRRF is encoded by the coding sequence ATGCAGCGCATTGTGATGTTGACGCTGGGCAGCCGGGGGGATGTGCAGCCTCTGGTGGCCCTGGGCAGAGGATTGCAGGCATCCGGATACCGAGTCCGAATCGCCACCCACGAGAATTTTCGTGGGTTTGTCGGCGGTTGGGATCTGGAGTTCGCGCCGCTTGCGGGCGACTCGCAGAAACTTCTCGAAGACCCGCAGGTGCAGCGCATCTTCGAGTTGGGCCAGGGCTGGAAGTGGTTGCTGGAAGGCGCCCGCTGGCTGGCAAGCCAACACGAGCGGCTGGTGGCCGATTGCCGGGCCGCTTGCCGGGATGCCGATGCGGTGATCTATACGCCCGTCACCTACCCGGTCTGGCACTGTGCCCAGGCGAACAGGATACCCGCCTTCGCGGTGTGTTATTGGCCGACAACACCGACACGGGCCTTTGCCTATCCGATGTTCGGGGTCGCGAGCCTTGGCGGGTGGCTCAACCTCGGAAGCTACCGGCTTTTTGAACAACTGGTCTGGCATCCGCTGCGCGCCAGGACCAACCAACTGCGCCAGGAATTGGGGCTACGGACGCTGCCTGCGTGGGGGCCATACCGGCTCCCTGAGTATCGGGCGATGCCCTGGCTGTATCCCTTCAGCGGTGCGCTCGCCCCGGCGGCTTCCGACTGGCCTGCCAACCAGCACGTTACCGGCTACTGGTTTCTGGACGCCCCGCGGGACTGGCTGCCGCCTACGGATTTGGAGGCGTTTATGCAGGCGGGACCGCCGCCGGTGGCGGTGGGTTTCGGTTCGATGGTGCCCAGGGCCTCGACTGCCTTGACCCAAAAAGTTCTGGAGGCCATTCGGCTATCCGGGCAGCGGGCGGTGCTGCTGCGCGGGTGGGGTGGTCTGCAGAGCGGCCGGATGCCTGATGGATGTTTTCAAATCGACGCAGTTCCCCACGACTGGTTGTTCCCTCGGGTCAGCGGTGTGGTCACCCATGGCGGCGCCGGGACGGTGGCGGCGGCGCTGCGGGCGGGGGTGCCGGCCCTAGCTGTACCCTTGCTTGGCGATCAATTTTTCTGGGGCCGGCGGCTGGCCGAATTGGGGGCCGGTCCCCGTCCGCTGCCGCTCAAAGATCTGCAGGCGACCCCTCTGGCGGTTGCCCTCAAAGCGCTGGCAGGCGATAGCAGCATGCGGCGACGGGCCGCCGAATTGGGCGGCGCCATCCGCGCCGAGGACGGTGTGGCCCGTGCCGTCGAACTTGTTGTAAACTACCTGCGCCGGTTCTAA
- a CDS encoding class I SAM-dependent methyltransferase, whose amino-acid sequence MSLCPSHATVLEEAQPHRVTLASARPELKLDDYSDEGSLAMAVATGFADLDDYYAGPLGRRYLRRVWEAVEPLLRPLGGVEALDVGCGAGHYSELLARAGARVTGIDPDADLVELARRRVPGGEFQIAGVNALPFADGRFERLLCANVLEFVRDQGGAMREMRRVCRGEAVVCVLNRGSLWGVQQQLFGPFTSHPYYQGRFFTPERLEQAAKLGGWRLVSLQEAVRFPPLPVEPLLGWLDGWGPGACWIARLR is encoded by the coding sequence GTGTCTCTGTGCCCTAGTCATGCGACCGTCCTTGAGGAGGCACAGCCCCACCGGGTCACGCTCGCATCGGCGCGGCCGGAGCTTAAACTGGACGACTATAGCGACGAAGGCTCCCTTGCGATGGCTGTGGCCACCGGCTTTGCCGATCTGGACGATTACTACGCAGGCCCTCTGGGCAGACGTTATCTGCGGCGGGTCTGGGAGGCGGTGGAGCCGTTGCTCAGGCCGCTGGGTGGGGTTGAAGCGCTCGATGTCGGCTGCGGGGCCGGCCATTACAGCGAATTGCTGGCCAGAGCCGGGGCGCGCGTGACCGGCATCGACCCGGACGCGGATCTGGTGGAACTGGCCCGGCGGCGGGTGCCTGGGGGCGAATTTCAGATCGCTGGGGTGAACGCATTGCCTTTTGCGGACGGTCGCTTCGAACGGCTGCTGTGTGCCAACGTGCTCGAATTCGTGCGCGATCAAGGCGGGGCGATGCGCGAGATGCGCCGGGTGTGCCGCGGGGAGGCGGTGGTGTGCGTGCTCAACCGGGGCAGCCTCTGGGGGGTGCAGCAGCAGTTGTTTGGGCCGTTCACTTCCCACCCGTACTACCAGGGGCGCTTCTTCACGCCGGAGCGGCTGGAGCAGGCAGCAAAACTGGGGGGTTGGCGGCTCGTCTCGCTGCAGGAGGCCGTCCGTTTTCCGCCCCTACCGGTCGAGCCGCTGTTGGGTTGGCTGGACGGCTGGGGGCCGGGTGCTTGCTGGATTGCCCGGCTGCGATAA
- a CDS encoding DUF2267 domain-containing protein gives MDHDQFVKKVRVEAGLDSQVQALSAIQAVLEILREHMAGREPHHLAAQLPQGIAAFLSPLENADARGERFALDEFYERIAQKAGIDVAEAERRARAVVEVLTEAVSEGEMRDVRGHFPKEYQQLFGVSVP, from the coding sequence ATGGACCACGACCAGTTTGTCAAAAAAGTGCGCGTCGAGGCCGGTCTCGATTCGCAAGTGCAAGCGCTGAGTGCGATTCAGGCTGTGCTTGAGATCCTGCGCGAGCACATGGCCGGGCGCGAGCCTCACCATCTGGCCGCCCAACTGCCCCAGGGCATCGCCGCATTTCTCAGCCCCCTCGAAAATGCCGACGCCCGCGGCGAACGTTTTGCCCTTGACGAATTTTACGAGCGCATCGCCCAAAAAGCGGGGATTGACGTCGCCGAGGCCGAGCGGCGCGCCCGGGCGGTCGTCGAGGTGCTCACCGAAGCGGTGAGTGAGGGCGAGATGCGCGATGTGCGCGGCCACTTTCCAAAAGAGTACCAGCAGCTGTTCGGTGTCTCTGTGCCCTAG
- a CDS encoding S-methyl-5'-thioadenosine phosphorylase: MSYPQARIGVIGGSGLYQMADLADTVEVQFNTPFGPPSDALVIGTLAGERVAFLPRHGRGHRLLPAELPFQANIYAMKMLGVEYLLSASAVGSLREEYRPRDIVFPDQFFDRTKDRPSTFFGGGLVAHIGFDQPICTELAHLAAEAARGVELIGETRIHTGGTYVCMEGPAFSTLAESRLYRSWGMDIIGMTNLQEAKLAREAEICYATMALVTDYDCWHPDHGAVTVELIIDNLHKNAENAQRIVRAVVERLHAAAPPCASHSALKYALLTQPEDVPQATKQKLAAILAKYPAYRPEV; encoded by the coding sequence ATGAGCTATCCCCAGGCCCGCATCGGGGTGATCGGCGGCAGCGGTCTCTACCAGATGGCCGACCTTGCCGACACCGTCGAAGTGCAGTTCAACACCCCCTTTGGTCCACCCTCCGACGCCCTGGTCATCGGCACCCTCGCAGGCGAACGCGTCGCCTTTCTGCCCCGCCACGGCCGCGGCCACCGGCTTTTGCCGGCCGAGTTGCCCTTTCAGGCGAACATCTACGCGATGAAGATGCTGGGGGTGGAATATCTCCTCTCCGCCTCAGCGGTAGGTTCGCTGCGCGAGGAGTACCGGCCGCGCGACATCGTCTTTCCGGATCAGTTTTTTGACCGCACCAAGGACCGGCCCTCGACTTTTTTTGGTGGCGGCCTGGTGGCCCACATCGGCTTCGACCAGCCCATCTGCACGGAACTTGCCCACCTGGCGGCCGAGGCGGCGCGCGGCGTCGAGTTGATTGGCGAGACGCGCATCCACACCGGCGGCACCTACGTGTGCATGGAAGGACCGGCCTTCTCGACTTTGGCTGAATCGCGGCTCTACCGCAGCTGGGGCATGGACATCATCGGCATGACTAATCTGCAAGAGGCGAAACTCGCCCGCGAAGCGGAAATTTGCTACGCGACGATGGCGCTGGTCACCGACTACGACTGCTGGCACCCCGACCACGGCGCGGTGACGGTGGAGCTGATTATCGACAACCTCCACAAGAACGCCGAGAATGCCCAGCGCATCGTGCGCGCTGTGGTGGAACGCCTGCACGCAGCAGCTCCGCCCTGCGCCAGCCACTCCGCCCTCAAGTACGCCCTGCTCACCCAACCCGAGGACGTACCGCAAGCCACCAAGCAAAAGCTGGCTGCGATCCTGGCCAAATACCCCGCCTACCGGCCCGAGGTTTAG
- a CDS encoding type II toxin-antitoxin system PemK/MazF family toxin codes for MTLAVGDIVIARFPEQDPQGHEQEGLRPAVVVGNPEALGKPRFAITVVIPLTSYRSQSWVEASPALYPRLKAGEGLLPQESVALLEQIRALDRSRVVRYLGTLTPRQYKALRSGLKRLLSG; via the coding sequence ATGACGCTGGCCGTCGGTGACATCGTGATCGCCCGTTTCCCTGAGCAAGATCCGCAGGGGCATGAGCAAGAGGGGCTCCGTCCCGCTGTCGTCGTAGGCAACCCCGAGGCGCTTGGTAAGCCGCGTTTCGCGATCACGGTGGTGATCCCACTTACCAGTTATCGATCCCAAAGCTGGGTTGAAGCCTCACCGGCGCTCTACCCAAGGCTCAAAGCCGGAGAGGGATTGCTTCCGCAGGAGTCGGTTGCCCTGCTCGAACAGATCCGGGCGCTGGATCGCTCGCGCGTGGTGCGCTACCTGGGAACGCTCACTCCGAGGCAATACAAAGCGCTCCGCTCGGGTCTAAAGCGGCTGTTGAGCGGTTGA